A part of Flavobacteriaceae bacterium GSB9 genomic DNA contains:
- a CDS encoding RagB/SusD family nutrient uptake outer membrane protein, whose product MKIIENLKTKLKLLSVCLTIVILAGCSLEEEVYSIYTPETFYSNEKQVLSSLSGIYRNFARTTGMGVEYRCLELPGDQVVVHEKIQGWWGGANFAELMEHKWTPSHAYIAGTWDSYFRTVGQTNALIASLENSALSEEEIAGPIAELRSLRSYAYFFLMDLFGNVPIFTLPKVDPLNLPEQNTRTEVFDFVTSELIAAAENLPTKAEAGDSYYGRFTKEAAYGLLATVYLNAEVYTGTPQFDKAYDYAQLVIDSGSYSLLPDYFDNFTYNNDNNAEFIFGAIYSPDIAGGVGHPLVQKVLPGIQGGLFGLPYTPQNGFGTRPSVLALYEDGDDRKNLIIPYGNLIDPRNGETVMVERIVPDNNSKLYDPATSTEGPVPYEIIPATGIRLQPMNAGLKWIKWGLDPNTNGGNAGNDIAFLRYADILLIKAEALARGAKGGSLEDARIIINEVRARSNAAPLPSITLDDVLDERGRELAFEMHRRRDLIRFGEFGNAWEFKEPSESYRTIFPIPSTALGSNPNLEQNPGYPN is encoded by the coding sequence ATGAAAATTATAGAAAATTTAAAAACAAAATTAAAACTACTAAGCGTATGTCTTACGATAGTAATTTTAGCAGGGTGTAGCCTCGAAGAAGAGGTGTACTCAATTTACACACCCGAAACGTTCTATTCTAACGAAAAACAAGTTCTTTCCTCGCTTTCTGGGATATATAGAAACTTTGCAAGGACTACCGGTATGGGGGTAGAATACAGATGTTTGGAACTTCCAGGAGACCAAGTTGTAGTTCATGAAAAAATCCAAGGATGGTGGGGAGGCGCCAATTTTGCTGAGTTGATGGAACATAAGTGGACACCCAGTCATGCTTATATAGCAGGAACTTGGGACTCCTACTTTAGGACTGTTGGCCAAACCAATGCACTCATTGCCTCTTTAGAGAATTCTGCACTTTCTGAAGAAGAAATCGCAGGCCCTATTGCAGAATTACGTTCCCTTCGTTCTTATGCCTATTTTTTCTTAATGGATTTATTTGGTAATGTACCTATTTTCACTTTACCAAAAGTAGACCCGTTAAATTTACCAGAACAAAACACAAGAACTGAAGTCTTTGATTTCGTTACCTCTGAATTAATAGCTGCTGCAGAAAACCTACCTACAAAGGCAGAAGCTGGCGATAGTTATTATGGAAGGTTTACAAAAGAAGCTGCTTACGGATTATTGGCTACCGTTTATCTCAATGCTGAAGTTTACACTGGAACTCCACAATTCGACAAAGCGTACGATTATGCTCAATTAGTAATTGATTCTGGGTCTTATAGCTTACTACCTGACTATTTTGACAATTTTACATACAACAATGACAACAATGCCGAATTTATATTTGGAGCTATTTACTCTCCTGACATTGCTGGTGGTGTTGGACATCCGTTGGTACAAAAAGTGCTTCCAGGAATACAAGGAGGCTTATTTGGACTTCCCTACACGCCCCAAAACGGATTTGGCACCAGGCCCTCAGTACTTGCTCTGTATGAAGATGGAGATGATAGAAAAAATCTAATCATTCCCTACGGTAATCTTATAGATCCTAGAAATGGAGAAACAGTAATGGTAGAACGTATAGTACCTGATAATAACTCAAAATTATACGATCCAGCTACTTCTACGGAAGGTCCTGTTCCTTATGAAATTATTCCGGCTACTGGTATCCGTCTACAACCTATGAATGCAGGTTTAAAATGGATTAAATGGGGCTTAGACCCTAACACGAATGGCGGAAACGCTGGTAACGATATCGCTTTTTTAAGGTACGCTGATATTCTTTTAATTAAGGCAGAAGCCTTAGCTAGAGGAGCAAAAGGTGGCTCCCTTGAAGATGCCAGGATTATTATTAATGAGGTTAGGGCTCGAAGTAATGCTGCTCCATTGCCCTCAATTACTTTAGACGATGTACTAGACGAAAGAGGAAGAGAACTGGCTTTTGAGATGCATAGAAGACGGGATTTAATACGTTTTGGAGAATTTGGAAATGCTTGGGAATTTAAAGAACCATCTGAATCATACAGAACAATTTTCCCAATACCGTCGACTGCCCTAGGTTCAAACCCTAATCTAGAACAAAACCCTGGTTACCCTAATTAA
- a CDS encoding TonB-dependent receptor: MKNKTTILLGLLVFVFTHTIGYAQEKTVSGTVTDTSNMPLPGVNVLVKDSNRGASADFDGNYTILVSPGETLVFSYVGFKSTEVLIGSDNVYNIALETDNAQLDEVVVIGYGTQKRKDVTGAVASIKSENFIDALPVQPEQLLQGKIAGVNIVQSSGQPGAASTVRIRGTSSISAGNDPLYVIDGVPLQFGSANNQVRTVTSGSSPLSEEAINPLSLINPADIESIDVLKDASATAIYGSRGANGVIVITTKNKGKYGEFLTYDTYLGVSDVPELLPFLSADEYRDYANSNGLPFSDLDANTNWQKEVFRTAITQNHNISFAGGSESTNVTGSLGYNNQEGILLNSQLKKYTGRLNANHSAIDDRLKIGINLTYASIDDQRAALNSNIADEGGNILKDALRWAPTLPVRNEDGSYYQIGALRVNPVSWVDVSDESDSSLLLGNLSASFQLMDGLKLSTNIGHSNENVSRFTNIPSTHPAGEGQGGTASISKYKNTNILAETNLTYDKQINDDNHISLLAGYSYQRFVTENTFTSANNFVSDATQWNLIQSGTIQSNTSFKDANRLSSYYGRINYKLKERYLLTFTLRRDGSSRFGANNKWGTFPSGALAWNMADEDFMANSKISNLKLRLGYGITGNQEIPNNLYKEQLSIAGSAIYVFGGEAIPSVLPTNYQNPDLKWEETSQLNLGVDFGLFGQRITGSIDYYMKKTTDLLLEFSTAAPSVVQTQWANVGEVENKGFEFNLSSDIINNENLTWSTNLNFSTNKNEVISLSNENFQRDEIRTTSGSGVVGNNLLTKIIKPGLPLNTFYGWQFTGYDNEGMETYLDENNDGNADEVVIGDANPDFTFGFNNNFKYKKFDATLNFRGVVGNDIYNNTAAEFSYVSQTPGVNVLKSALNTGASRAQTAQYSSQWIEDGSYLRLDNLTIGYNFDVNKVNFLKKARVYLTGTNLFVITGYSGYDPEVRTRSVGIDYLVYPRPRTFQIGTSITF; the protein is encoded by the coding sequence ATGAAAAACAAAACAACCATTTTATTGGGCTTACTTGTGTTTGTGTTTACGCACACCATAGGTTATGCTCAAGAAAAAACAGTGTCGGGAACAGTCACCGATACATCAAACATGCCATTACCTGGAGTAAATGTATTAGTAAAAGACTCTAACAGGGGTGCTAGTGCCGATTTTGATGGCAATTACACTATATTAGTATCTCCAGGAGAAACGCTCGTATTTTCTTATGTTGGTTTTAAATCAACCGAAGTTCTAATAGGAAGTGATAATGTATACAATATTGCTTTGGAAACCGACAATGCGCAACTTGACGAAGTTGTTGTAATTGGTTACGGAACCCAAAAACGTAAAGATGTAACTGGTGCCGTAGCATCCATTAAATCTGAAAATTTTATTGATGCGCTTCCTGTACAGCCGGAACAATTATTACAAGGTAAAATTGCGGGTGTAAATATTGTTCAAAGCAGTGGCCAACCCGGAGCTGCTTCTACCGTTAGAATTAGAGGAACAAGTTCGATATCTGCCGGAAACGATCCGTTATATGTTATTGATGGTGTACCGTTACAGTTTGGTAGTGCCAATAATCAAGTGAGAACAGTAACTTCTGGATCTTCTCCGCTTTCAGAAGAAGCAATTAATCCATTGAGCTTGATAAACCCTGCTGATATTGAAAGTATTGATGTTCTAAAAGATGCTTCGGCAACAGCTATTTATGGTTCTAGAGGAGCAAATGGTGTTATCGTTATAACCACTAAAAATAAAGGAAAATATGGTGAGTTCTTAACATACGACACTTATTTAGGAGTTTCTGATGTACCTGAATTACTACCTTTTCTATCTGCTGATGAGTACAGGGATTATGCAAATAGCAACGGGTTACCTTTTTCAGACTTAGACGCTAATACCAATTGGCAAAAAGAAGTTTTTAGAACAGCTATTACACAAAACCACAACATTTCTTTTGCTGGTGGATCTGAATCTACTAACGTAACAGGTTCTTTAGGATACAATAACCAAGAAGGTATTTTGTTAAATTCACAACTTAAAAAATACACAGGAAGGTTAAACGCTAACCATTCCGCAATTGATGATAGGCTAAAAATTGGCATCAACCTTACTTATGCCAGTATTGATGACCAAAGAGCTGCATTAAATTCCAATATCGCAGACGAGGGAGGTAACATTTTAAAGGATGCTCTGCGTTGGGCGCCAACTCTACCTGTGAGAAATGAAGATGGAAGTTATTACCAAATTGGAGCTTTAAGGGTTAATCCAGTTTCATGGGTAGATGTTTCTGATGAAAGCGACAGTTCTTTACTTCTTGGCAACTTAAGTGCATCTTTCCAATTAATGGATGGGTTAAAACTTTCAACCAATATTGGTCACTCTAACGAAAATGTTAGCCGGTTTACTAATATTCCTTCAACACACCCAGCTGGGGAAGGACAAGGAGGTACCGCTTCTATAAGTAAATATAAGAACACTAACATACTAGCTGAAACAAACCTTACTTATGACAAGCAAATAAACGATGACAACCACATTTCTCTTTTAGCAGGGTATTCTTATCAAAGATTTGTTACCGAAAACACATTTACATCGGCTAACAATTTTGTATCAGATGCTACCCAATGGAATTTAATCCAATCTGGTACTATTCAATCTAATACCTCATTTAAAGACGCCAATCGTTTATCATCATACTATGGTCGTATTAACTACAAGTTAAAGGAAAGATATTTACTTACCTTTACCCTAAGACGTGACGGCTCCAGCCGATTTGGTGCCAATAACAAATGGGGTACATTCCCATCTGGAGCATTAGCTTGGAATATGGCGGATGAAGATTTTATGGCCAATTCTAAGATTAGTAATTTAAAACTAAGGCTTGGCTATGGTATTACTGGTAACCAAGAAATACCCAATAACCTTTATAAAGAACAACTATCTATCGCCGGTTCTGCCATTTATGTTTTTGGCGGAGAGGCTATACCTAGTGTCCTTCCAACAAATTACCAAAACCCTGATTTAAAGTGGGAAGAAACTAGTCAATTAAACTTAGGTGTTGACTTTGGTCTATTTGGTCAACGTATAACGGGTTCAATAGACTACTACATGAAGAAAACTACCGATCTATTATTAGAGTTCTCAACTGCAGCACCATCAGTAGTACAAACACAATGGGCTAACGTAGGCGAGGTTGAAAACAAAGGTTTTGAGTTTAATTTAAGTTCAGATATCATAAACAATGAAAATTTAACATGGTCAACCAATCTTAATTTTTCAACCAACAAAAATGAGGTAATATCATTATCTAACGAAAACTTCCAAAGAGATGAAATCAGAACCACATCTGGTTCTGGTGTTGTAGGAAACAATCTTCTAACCAAAATTATCAAACCAGGTCTACCATTAAACACTTTTTATGGATGGCAATTTACAGGGTATGATAACGAAGGTATGGAAACTTACCTTGATGAAAACAATGACGGTAATGCAGACGAAGTGGTTATTGGCGATGCAAATCCTGATTTCACTTTTGGCTTCAACAACAACTTTAAATATAAGAAATTTGACGCTACGTTAAATTTTAGAGGTGTAGTAGGTAATGATATTTACAACAATACGGCTGCAGAGTTTTCATATGTAAGTCAAACACCAGGCGTAAATGTACTAAAGTCTGCATTAAATACAGGAGCTAGTCGAGCACAAACTGCTCAATACTCTTCACAATGGATTGAAGATGGAAGTTATTTAAGATTAGATAATTTAACCATAGGATACAATTTTGATGTTAACAAGGTAAATTTCCTTAAAAAGGCAAGAGTTTACTTAACAGGAACAAATTTATTTGTAATTACAGGTTATTCCGGATATGATCCAGAAGTTAGAACCCGGTCTGTTGGAATAGACTATTTAGTTTACCCAAGACCTAGAACTTTCCAAATAGGAACAAGCATAACATTTTAA
- a CDS encoding oligogalacturonate lyase family protein produces MKDLKKIPVGVVCIFLYCLSMNAQVVEGKDYSSLSDVDHTFDMAGDDIFGQRFPSENYTYKDPVTGFTVNALTTSRHSNSKMYQTHPQWTADGKYIIFSSNRTSTKENRDRQYYAVSTTNFEIVQITTGNKGKNLHLGWHKNVAYVIKDNSLVELNLSKLLRDSETKDVKTPQHYERTIAQIPDSIKPSGIGLDAKEESIFFSSRINKNKHAIYKLDFKTQQTTKIIEVPFRIGHLQNNPYVSEELMYCWETGGDSPQRMWVLSIDSKGKVTNRPLYEERKNDWVTHEVFMGPDKVLFHLMGHIDRLQKNQTGIYSIDLRTNELKFHGQTGAGGYWHCNATPDGKWIAGDTFDGKLYRINASNLKDTILLTQGHRLLSKSPFSDEAHMHQSISPDGKWVLFNSSLLTRSDIMIIPLSPLKN; encoded by the coding sequence ATGAAAGATTTAAAAAAAATTCCAGTGGGTGTCGTTTGCATATTCCTATATTGCCTCTCAATGAATGCTCAAGTAGTTGAAGGTAAAGATTACTCTTCCCTTTCAGATGTCGACCATACCTTCGATATGGCTGGCGATGATATTTTCGGCCAACGGTTTCCATCGGAAAACTATACATACAAAGATCCTGTTACTGGGTTTACAGTAAACGCATTAACAACATCTAGGCACAGTAATTCCAAAATGTACCAGACTCACCCACAATGGACTGCAGATGGAAAGTATATTATTTTTTCATCAAACAGAACTTCCACAAAAGAAAACAGAGACCGTCAATACTATGCGGTTTCAACGACTAATTTTGAAATTGTTCAAATCACTACAGGAAATAAGGGTAAAAACCTACATTTAGGATGGCATAAAAATGTTGCTTACGTTATTAAAGACAATAGCTTAGTAGAATTGAACTTAAGTAAACTTTTAAGAGATAGTGAAACCAAGGATGTTAAAACTCCCCAACATTACGAAAGAACCATTGCTCAAATACCTGATTCCATTAAACCTTCAGGTATAGGTTTGGATGCTAAAGAAGAATCTATTTTCTTTTCTTCAAGAATAAATAAAAACAAGCATGCCATTTATAAGTTAGATTTTAAAACTCAGCAAACAACAAAAATTATTGAAGTCCCATTTCGCATAGGCCATTTGCAAAATAACCCCTATGTTTCTGAAGAACTCATGTATTGTTGGGAAACCGGTGGAGACTCCCCTCAACGCATGTGGGTATTATCTATTGATTCTAAAGGAAAGGTTACGAACAGACCTCTGTACGAGGAAAGAAAAAACGACTGGGTAACACATGAAGTATTTATGGGACCAGATAAAGTTTTATTCCATTTAATGGGACATATTGATCGCCTTCAAAAAAACCAAACAGGAATATACTCAATAGATTTAAGAACCAACGAACTTAAATTCCATGGACAAACAGGTGCCGGGGGCTATTGGCATTGTAATGCAACTCCAGATGGCAAATGGATTGCTGGTGATACATTTGATGGTAAATTATATCGTATAAACGCATCCAACCTAAAGGACACTATATTGCTAACCCAAGGGCATCGCTTATTAAGTAAAAGTCCCTTTTCTGATGAAGCGCACATGCATCAATCCATCAGCCCAGATGGCAAATGGGTTTTGTTCAACTCCAGTCTTTTAACAAGGAGCGATATTATGATTATTCCGTTAAGTCCCCTTAAAAATTAG
- a CDS encoding oligogalacturonate lyase family protein, producing MNFLSKTILWLAVVCIACKSKTNEVASGSNTSKMEHPLVMETGKESSLAKVWVDSTTGHKIEKLVNRAGSNRSFYFHNNPFLKSEDGKDDLMVFTGSSETGSQYFSINLNTKTVDQITDKPGRKRGEIVGAKTRKVFYMVKDSVFATHIDTHETEFIYKFDSEVIGSVSTLNADETLLGGALITKEENEIFKRNPSKSSYFDKIYEAKLERSLITIDLETKQLNNIYSENAWLNHIQFSPTNPNLLMYCHEGPWHKVDRIWTIDIKTRQNQLMHKRTVDREIAGHEFFSHDGTTIWFDLQIPRSITFYLAGKHLDSGEETRYALKRDEWSIHFNISPDQKTFAGDGGDSGQVARAKDGMWIYHFTPKGDSLVSRKLVNMKNHDYDLEPNVHFSPNGKQIIFRANFEGTSQIYAVDIKKEH from the coding sequence ATGAATTTTTTAAGTAAGACGATATTATGGCTAGCTGTTGTTTGTATTGCTTGTAAAAGCAAGACTAATGAGGTTGCTTCTGGCTCCAATACATCCAAAATGGAACATCCTCTCGTTATGGAAACTGGAAAAGAAAGCTCATTGGCTAAAGTCTGGGTTGATTCTACCACTGGGCATAAAATCGAAAAGCTTGTTAATAGAGCAGGTAGTAATCGAAGTTTTTACTTTCATAATAATCCGTTTTTAAAATCGGAAGACGGAAAAGACGACTTGATGGTTTTTACGGGAAGTTCTGAAACTGGCAGTCAATACTTTTCAATCAATTTAAACACCAAAACAGTTGATCAGATAACAGATAAACCCGGTAGGAAAAGAGGAGAGATAGTAGGTGCTAAAACCCGTAAAGTATTCTATATGGTAAAAGATAGTGTTTTTGCAACCCATATTGATACGCACGAAACCGAGTTTATTTACAAGTTCGACAGCGAGGTCATTGGATCGGTGTCTACGCTAAATGCAGATGAAACCCTCTTGGGAGGTGCGCTTATAACCAAAGAAGAAAACGAAATATTCAAGAGAAACCCCTCTAAGTCAAGTTATTTTGATAAGATATATGAAGCAAAACTTGAAAGAAGTTTGATAACTATCGATTTGGAAACAAAGCAGTTAAATAATATATATTCAGAAAATGCATGGCTCAACCATATTCAATTTTCCCCAACAAATCCCAATTTGCTTATGTATTGCCACGAAGGTCCTTGGCATAAAGTGGATAGAATTTGGACGATTGATATAAAAACAAGGCAAAATCAGTTGATGCATAAAAGAACGGTTGACAGAGAAATTGCTGGTCATGAATTTTTTAGTCATGATGGAACCACCATTTGGTTTGACCTTCAAATTCCAAGGAGCATTACATTTTATCTTGCAGGAAAACATTTAGATTCTGGTGAAGAAACGAGATATGCTCTAAAACGGGATGAGTGGTCTATACATTTTAATATCTCACCAGACCAAAAAACATTTGCTGGAGATGGAGGAGACTCTGGTCAAGTAGCAAGAGCCAAAGACGGCATGTGGATTTATCATTTTACGCCAAAGGGAGATAGTCTAGTTTCGCGAAAATTGGTCAACATGAAAAATCACGATTATGACCTTGAACCCAATGTTCATTTTTCTCCAAATGGAAAACAAATTATCTTTAGAGCAAATTTTGAGGGTACTTCACAAATTTACGCCGTGGATATAAAAAAAGAACACTAA
- a CDS encoding glycoside hydrolase: protein MQKKSLIVLVILVSFTFSCGENEKIDLFEAKSVNLKNNESQQKPWTRWWWMGSAVDSVNIKQNLIDLHRVGIGGVEIAPIYGVKGEEDNFIDYLSPKWMNMLSYTTKVADSLGMQVDLTLGTGWPYGGPQVTPKHAATKLITQTYNVENGASFSKEIKVENPKEKRPATLKFLLAFGDKGNYIDLTEQVNENQINWIAKDDDYTVYAIFTGKTGQKVKRAAPGGSGFTLDHYSEEALNAYLQRFGEALIGFDGNIRSIFNDSYEVYGTNFTPNFFEAFEQYRGYDLKPYIPLLLSDEDTEEGNRVKSDYRETLSDLLLNDFDKPWTAWANKHNFKSRLQAHGSPGNLIDLYASADIPECETFGSMPYDIPGLRREQEDIREGDADPVMLKFSSSAAHIAGKPLTSSETFTWLRDHFKVALSQCKPELEDLFVNGVNHIFLHGTTYSPKRADWPGWKFYASVNFNPNLAIGEDEAELFSYIANCQKYLQSGKPDNETLLYWPIYDVWNTYLKGSLFFQFKIHSLEEWLHHEPFYKTTKNLMANGYATDFISDEFINNATVSDGKIKLPGGEYKSLVVPDCKNMPLATLEKLLALKNEGAHIIFEDLPETVPGFHNYKAQNESMHKLIAENSNMLVPSKDIYRDLDIAGILPETLVETGLKYIRRDIDGEKVYYLVNHTANLVKGYIPTQIVEKEVELYDANQDKSGKALTKVENGKTWVKVSIKPGESLFLKSTPISRLKNWEYLEPSGASYKLNGNWNISFLRGGPTLPENANLVKLESWTNLSQAAEGFSGTAKYGIKFENPDSTVKNWQLNLGDVRESAKVWLNGKYIGAVWANPFEINIGELKEGLNQIEIEVTNLSANRVRAKELRGEEWKNFYEINMVNKDYQKFDATKWEPMPSGLLGPINLIPLKAIKN from the coding sequence ATGCAAAAAAAGAGTTTAATTGTTTTAGTAATATTAGTAAGCTTCACATTTTCTTGTGGTGAGAACGAGAAAATAGATTTGTTTGAAGCCAAAAGCGTAAACCTCAAAAATAACGAGAGTCAACAAAAACCTTGGACACGTTGGTGGTGGATGGGCAGTGCAGTCGATTCGGTTAACATAAAGCAAAATTTAATAGATTTACATCGAGTAGGCATTGGAGGTGTAGAGATTGCACCTATTTATGGTGTAAAAGGCGAGGAAGATAATTTTATAGATTATCTTTCTCCAAAGTGGATGAACATGTTAAGCTATACTACAAAAGTAGCCGATAGTTTGGGTATGCAAGTTGATTTAACTCTCGGTACAGGTTGGCCTTATGGCGGCCCTCAGGTAACGCCAAAACACGCTGCCACAAAACTTATCACCCAAACCTATAACGTAGAAAATGGAGCTTCTTTTTCTAAAGAAATAAAGGTTGAAAATCCAAAAGAAAAGCGTCCGGCTACGTTAAAATTTCTTCTTGCTTTTGGTGATAAAGGAAATTACATCGACTTAACCGAGCAGGTAAATGAAAACCAAATTAATTGGATTGCTAAAGATGATGATTATACGGTTTATGCCATTTTTACCGGTAAAACAGGGCAAAAAGTTAAACGTGCCGCCCCTGGTGGTTCTGGCTTTACGCTAGATCATTATTCTGAAGAAGCGTTAAACGCTTACCTACAGCGTTTTGGTGAAGCTTTAATAGGTTTTGATGGTAATATTCGTTCTATTTTTAATGATAGTTATGAAGTTTACGGAACCAATTTTACGCCTAATTTTTTCGAAGCTTTTGAACAATACCGAGGTTATGATTTAAAGCCTTATATACCATTGTTATTGAGTGATGAAGATACCGAAGAAGGCAACCGTGTAAAGAGCGATTACAGGGAGACGCTGTCGGATTTATTATTAAATGATTTTGATAAACCATGGACGGCTTGGGCCAATAAACACAATTTTAAATCCCGATTACAGGCACACGGTTCTCCCGGAAATTTAATCGATTTATATGCCTCTGCCGATATACCAGAATGTGAAACCTTTGGTTCGATGCCTTACGATATACCGGGTTTACGACGCGAACAAGAAGATATTCGCGAAGGTGACGCCGATCCAGTGATGCTTAAATTCTCTTCTTCTGCAGCGCATATTGCAGGAAAGCCTTTAACGTCATCAGAAACCTTTACTTGGCTTCGTGACCATTTTAAAGTGGCGCTTTCGCAGTGTAAACCTGAATTGGAGGATTTATTTGTAAATGGTGTTAATCACATTTTTTTACATGGTACAACTTACTCGCCTAAGCGTGCAGATTGGCCAGGTTGGAAATTTTATGCTTCTGTAAATTTTAATCCTAATTTGGCTATAGGCGAAGATGAAGCTGAATTATTTTCATATATCGCCAACTGTCAAAAGTACTTGCAATCAGGTAAACCCGATAATGAAACATTACTATATTGGCCAATTTATGATGTTTGGAATACCTATCTTAAGGGGAGTTTGTTCTTTCAGTTTAAAATACATTCATTAGAAGAGTGGTTGCATCACGAACCGTTTTATAAAACCACTAAGAACCTTATGGCTAATGGGTATGCTACCGATTTTATATCAGATGAGTTCATTAACAACGCAACGGTTTCAGATGGAAAAATCAAATTACCAGGAGGCGAATACAAATCACTTGTAGTACCGGATTGTAAAAATATGCCATTGGCTACACTCGAAAAACTGTTAGCACTAAAAAACGAAGGTGCACATATTATTTTTGAAGATCTTCCGGAGACCGTTCCTGGATTTCACAACTACAAAGCACAAAACGAAAGCATGCATAAGTTGATTGCAGAAAATTCTAATATGCTCGTTCCTTCAAAAGATATTTATCGTGATTTAGATATAGCGGGTATTCTACCGGAAACTTTGGTAGAAACGGGGCTGAAATATATTAGACGGGACATTGATGGCGAGAAAGTATATTATTTAGTAAATCATACGGCTAATTTGGTTAAAGGTTATATTCCAACCCAAATTGTTGAAAAAGAAGTAGAACTTTATGATGCTAACCAAGATAAATCTGGAAAAGCACTTACTAAAGTCGAAAATGGTAAAACATGGGTTAAGGTTTCCATAAAACCTGGGGAATCTTTGTTTTTAAAGAGTACGCCAATATCACGTTTAAAAAATTGGGAATACTTAGAGCCCTCAGGCGCATCTTACAAACTCAATGGGAATTGGAATATTTCTTTCTTAAGAGGAGGGCCAACGTTACCGGAAAACGCTAACCTAGTCAAGTTAGAATCTTGGACCAATCTAAGCCAAGCTGCTGAAGGTTTTTCAGGAACAGCAAAATATGGCATTAAATTTGAAAATCCAGATAGTACGGTCAAAAATTGGCAACTTAACTTGGGTGACGTGCGCGAGAGTGCCAAAGTCTGGTTAAATGGTAAATATATAGGTGCGGTTTGGGCAAATCCATTTGAAATAAATATTGGCGAATTAAAAGAAGGGCTTAACCAAATTGAAATTGAAGTTACCAACCTTTCGGCCAACAGGGTTCGAGCCAAAGAATTGCGTGGTGAAGAATGGAAAAATTTCTATGAAATAAACATGGTAAACAAAGATTATCAAAAGTTTGATGCCACAAAATGGGAGCCAATGCCTTCGGGACTTTTAGGCCCAATAAACTTAATACCTTTAAAAGCAATTAAAAATTAA
- a CDS encoding glycoside hydrolase family 88 protein: MKNNLLLFCLALFVSGFSMAQTPFNREEVLNSMQLANKYFMEKWPDVGKTIVTNKERPSNIWTRGVYYEGLMALHEIYPKEEYYQYAYDWAEFHDWNFRHGAANRNADDYCAAQTYIDLYKLVPDSKKLKSTKACMNMLLNTPQVDDWWWIDAIQMGMPVFAKMGVLENDERYFEKMYRMYMYTRDKHGESGLYNPKDGLWWRDADFDPPYTEPNGEDSYWSRGNGWVIGALARTLSIIPQDAPHREQYIIDLKSMAKALVPIQRKDGFWNVSLHDPTHFGGKETSGTALFIYAMAYGINNGILDKETYLPVVEKGWNAIIKDALHKNGFLGYLQSTGKEPKDGQPLSYDKVPDFEDYGLGCFLLAGAEIYRIQ; encoded by the coding sequence ATGAAAAATAATCTGTTACTCTTTTGTTTAGCCTTATTTGTATCAGGGTTTAGTATGGCACAAACGCCTTTTAATAGGGAAGAGGTTTTGAATAGCATGCAGCTTGCCAATAAATATTTTATGGAAAAATGGCCAGATGTAGGCAAAACTATAGTAACCAACAAGGAGCGACCAAGCAATATCTGGACCCGTGGTGTGTATTATGAAGGATTAATGGCTTTGCACGAGATTTACCCAAAAGAAGAATATTACCAATACGCATATGATTGGGCTGAATTTCACGATTGGAATTTTAGGCATGGAGCAGCAAATCGCAATGCAGACGACTATTGTGCAGCACAAACTTATATCGATTTGTACAAATTAGTACCCGATTCTAAAAAACTTAAAAGCACAAAAGCGTGTATGAATATGCTTCTTAATACGCCTCAAGTTGATGATTGGTGGTGGATTGATGCTATTCAAATGGGCATGCCTGTATTTGCTAAAATGGGGGTTTTAGAAAATGATGAACGTTATTTTGAAAAAATGTACAGAATGTACATGTACACACGAGATAAACACGGAGAGAGTGGACTTTACAATCCAAAAGACGGGCTTTGGTGGCGCGATGCCGATTTTGACCCGCCATACACAGAACCAAATGGTGAAGACTCGTATTGGAGCCGTGGTAACGGTTGGGTAATAGGGGCCTTGGCAAGAACACTTTCTATTATACCTCAGGATGCGCCTCACAGAGAGCAATATATTATCGATTTAAAATCAATGGCAAAAGCATTGGTTCCTATTCAAAGAAAGGATGGTTTTTGGAACGTTAGCTTGCACGATCCAACACATTTTGGCGGCAAAGAAACCTCTGGAACAGCTTTGTTTATCTATGCTATGGCTTATGGTATTAACAATGGTATTTTGGACAAAGAGACCTATTTGCCTGTTGTTGAAAAAGGCTGGAATGCCATTATAAAAGACGCTTTGCATAAAAATGGTTTTTTAGGTTATTTACAATCTACAGGAAAAGAACCGAAGGATGGGCAACCGCTATCTTATGATAAAGTTCCCGATTTTGAAGATTACGGTTTAGGATGTTTTCTTTTGGCGGGTGCCGAAATTTATAGAATACAATAA